In Longimicrobium sp., one DNA window encodes the following:
- a CDS encoding dipeptidase — MRHAALAAAALGLAAAAVPARAQQSDADLLARARRIHAQTPLVDGHNDLPWEIREKAGGDLARLDPRRSNPAQHTDIPRLRAGAVGGVFWAAYVPSEFAQGGAARVALEQIDLIHRMTAASPDLRLALTADDVERAHRDGKIASLIGIEGGHAIENSLGALRQFYATGVRYMTLTHASTLDWADAATDSARHDGLTRFGEEVVREMNRLGMLVDLSHVSPATMKDALRVSAAPVIFSHSSARALADHPRNVPDDVLRLVKANGGVVMVNFYSGFVDPAAAAAMRNMFEVQRRFQAQYPNDAQAAQRAYRDWQRQNPVPRGSIATVADHIDHIVKVAGIDHVGIGSDYDGVTSLPVGLDDVSRFPYLTVELLRRGYSDADVGKIIGGNLLRVMRSAETTAARLQRERPASSARIDEMDGGLVRR, encoded by the coding sequence ATGAGACACGCCGCACTCGCGGCCGCCGCCCTCGGGCTGGCGGCCGCCGCCGTTCCCGCGCGCGCCCAGCAGAGCGACGCCGACCTGCTGGCCCGCGCCCGCCGCATCCACGCGCAGACGCCGCTGGTGGACGGCCACAACGACCTCCCCTGGGAGATCCGCGAGAAGGCGGGGGGCGACCTGGCGCGGCTGGACCCGCGCCGCTCCAACCCCGCGCAGCACACGGACATCCCGCGCCTGCGGGCCGGCGCGGTGGGCGGCGTCTTCTGGGCCGCGTACGTCCCCTCCGAGTTCGCGCAGGGGGGCGCGGCGCGGGTGGCGCTGGAGCAGATCGACCTGATCCACCGCATGACCGCCGCCTCCCCCGACCTGCGCCTGGCCCTCACCGCCGACGACGTGGAGCGCGCGCACCGCGACGGCAAGATCGCCTCACTGATCGGCATCGAGGGCGGGCACGCCATCGAGAACTCGCTGGGTGCGCTGCGGCAGTTCTACGCCACTGGGGTGCGGTACATGACCCTGACCCACGCCAGCACGCTGGACTGGGCCGACGCCGCCACCGACTCCGCGCGCCACGACGGCCTCACCCGCTTCGGCGAGGAGGTCGTCCGCGAGATGAACCGCCTGGGGATGCTGGTGGACCTGTCGCACGTGTCGCCGGCGACCATGAAGGACGCGCTGCGCGTGTCGGCGGCGCCGGTGATCTTTTCGCACTCCTCCGCGCGCGCCCTGGCCGACCACCCGCGCAACGTACCGGACGACGTGCTGCGGCTGGTGAAGGCGAACGGCGGGGTGGTGATGGTGAACTTCTACTCCGGCTTCGTGGACCCGGCCGCGGCGGCCGCCATGCGCAACATGTTCGAGGTGCAGCGCCGCTTCCAGGCGCAGTATCCCAACGACGCGCAGGCCGCACAGCGCGCCTATCGCGACTGGCAGCGCCAGAACCCCGTTCCGCGCGGCAGCATCGCCACCGTGGCCGACCACATCGACCACATCGTCAAGGTGGCGGGGATCGACCACGTGGGGATCGGCTCGGACTACGACGGCGTCACCTCGCTCCCGGTGGGCCTGGACGACGTCTCGCGCTTCCCCTACCTCACCGTCGAGCTCCTCCGCCGCGGCTACTCGGACGCGGACGTGGGCAAGATCATCGGCGGCAACCTCCTCCGCGTCATGCGCAGCGCCGAGACCACCGCCGCCCGTCTGCAGCGCGAGCGCCCGGCGTCGTCGGCGCGGATCGACGAGATGGATGGGGGGTTGGTGCGGCGGTAG
- a CDS encoding ATP-binding protein, with translation MSFRIGQGMHPALRAFPGAVLELGADGVVLDSNGRLDELLGRPLPGTRLEAALDRPSRLKVEQLLLRRPEPGEAPVAWELMVEGSDTIHPIAMFPVWDEDPASPRLWLVESPRDPRMGVLHDELASVNSEQASTQRQLVKEKGRLGRALDELERELNENAKLSRALQAQNEEMEAQNEELLAMTQELHAGQEQLMQLNHQLERRSRELQLALSARNRFYANMSHELRTPINAVMGYNDLLLASIYGPLGEQQELAIERSQRAARHLRELVNDVLDISRLEVGKPELQLEDVDVPSLVEETFASLRPMAHSTGAVLQVSAPERPFLIRTDGRRLRQVLSNLLSNAIKFGKGAPVWVNCSRAPDGGMEIEVVDGGDGIAPDDLARVFDEFVQLARDENDESLRQDGTGLGLPIARRVARLLGGALDATSVAGVGSTFRVILPPTPPAPL, from the coding sequence ATGAGCTTCCGCATAGGGCAGGGGATGCACCCGGCGCTCCGCGCCTTCCCTGGCGCGGTGTTGGAGCTGGGCGCGGACGGCGTGGTGCTGGATTCCAACGGCCGGCTGGACGAGCTGCTCGGCCGTCCGCTGCCGGGCACCCGGCTGGAGGCGGCGCTCGACCGCCCCAGCCGGCTCAAGGTGGAGCAGCTCCTCCTTCGCCGCCCCGAGCCGGGCGAGGCCCCCGTCGCGTGGGAGCTGATGGTGGAGGGGAGCGACACCATCCACCCCATCGCCATGTTCCCCGTGTGGGACGAGGACCCCGCCAGCCCGCGGCTCTGGCTGGTCGAGTCGCCCCGCGACCCGCGCATGGGGGTGCTGCACGACGAGCTCGCGTCGGTCAACTCCGAGCAGGCCAGCACGCAGCGGCAGCTCGTGAAGGAGAAGGGCCGCCTGGGCCGCGCGCTGGACGAGCTGGAGCGGGAGCTGAACGAGAACGCCAAGCTCTCGCGCGCCCTGCAGGCGCAGAACGAGGAGATGGAGGCGCAGAACGAGGAGCTGCTGGCGATGACGCAGGAGCTCCACGCCGGACAGGAGCAGCTGATGCAGCTCAACCACCAGCTGGAGCGGCGCAGTCGCGAGCTGCAGCTGGCGCTCTCGGCGCGGAACCGCTTCTACGCCAACATGAGCCACGAGCTGCGCACCCCCATCAACGCGGTGATGGGGTACAACGACCTCCTGCTGGCCTCCATCTACGGCCCCCTCGGCGAGCAGCAGGAGCTGGCGATCGAGCGGTCGCAGCGCGCCGCCCGGCACCTGCGCGAGCTGGTGAACGACGTGCTGGACATCTCGCGGCTGGAGGTGGGGAAGCCCGAGCTGCAGCTGGAGGACGTGGACGTGCCGTCGCTGGTGGAGGAGACCTTTGCGTCGCTGCGCCCGATGGCGCACTCCACCGGCGCCGTGCTGCAGGTCTCCGCGCCGGAGCGGCCCTTCCTGATCCGGACGGACGGGCGGCGGCTGCGGCAGGTGCTCTCCAACCTCCTCTCCAACGCCATCAAGTTCGGCAAGGGGGCCCCGGTGTGGGTCAACTGCTCCCGCGCGCCGGACGGCGGAATGGAGATCGAGGTGGTGGACGGCGGCGACGGCATCGCGCCGGACGACCTGGCGCGCGTCTTCGACGAGTTCGTGCAGCTCGCGCGCGACGAGAACGACGAGTCGCTGCGCCAGGACGGCACCGGGCTGGGCCTTCCCATCGCGCGGCGCGTGGCGCGGCTGCTGGGCGGCGCGCTCGACGCCACCTCCGTCGCCGGGGTGGGAAGCACCTTCCGCGTGATCCTGCCCCCCACGCCCCCGGCCCCGCTCTGA
- a CDS encoding B12-binding domain-containing protein: MASTTAAGSEPKETPEEALAGVRWRYLAAVLAGDRRTAFGVVDQALADGVHLRQLYLDVFQPVLHQVGRLWEANRISVAEEHLATAITEAAMARLYELLFATVDGSGRLLIAACADSERHEVGLRMLCDVLEMEGWDTVFLGATVAIPELVEMVRTRKPEVVALSASIAPHLARVQAAIEALRGELGEGTPMIAVGGRAFHDDPGLAMRIGADFTANDALEAARRLKETFP, encoded by the coding sequence ATGGCGTCAACCACCGCGGCCGGTTCGGAGCCGAAGGAAACCCCGGAGGAGGCGCTGGCCGGAGTGCGCTGGCGCTACCTGGCCGCGGTGCTCGCCGGCGACCGTCGCACGGCGTTCGGCGTGGTGGACCAGGCGCTCGCGGACGGGGTGCACCTGCGGCAGCTCTACCTGGACGTCTTTCAGCCCGTCCTTCACCAGGTGGGGCGGCTGTGGGAGGCGAACCGGATCAGCGTGGCCGAAGAGCACCTGGCCACCGCCATCACCGAGGCGGCGATGGCGCGGCTGTACGAGCTCCTCTTCGCGACGGTCGACGGGAGCGGGCGCCTGCTGATCGCCGCCTGCGCGGACTCGGAGCGGCACGAGGTGGGGCTGCGCATGCTGTGCGACGTGCTGGAGATGGAGGGGTGGGACACGGTTTTCCTGGGCGCCACCGTCGCCATCCCCGAGCTGGTGGAGATGGTGCGCACCCGCAAGCCTGAGGTGGTGGCGCTTTCCGCCTCCATCGCCCCGCACCTGGCGCGGGTGCAGGCGGCGATCGAGGCGCTGCGAGGAGAGCTGGGGGAGGGCACGCCGATGATCGCGGTGGGCGGGCGCGCCTTCCACGACGATCCCGGGCTCGCCATGAGGATCGGCGCCGACTTCACCGCGAACGACGCCTTGGAGGCTGCACGCAGGCTGAAGGAGACGTTCCCATGA
- a CDS encoding NUDIX hydrolase — translation MAEGKEGRPREWERLESEEREDYEIFRVRTDRSRSPRTGEVEEFHIAESPDGVTVVATTAEGEVVMVEQFRHALRTVTMETPSGFMDEGESPLEAALRELREETGYEGDDPRVIGCLELNPSWQTTRVYVVAVANARRTAPTDLDEAEDIRVLTVTRERARELVRTGGIRATVAVSALALAEWAGD, via the coding sequence ATGGCGGAGGGGAAGGAGGGGCGCCCGCGCGAGTGGGAGCGGCTGGAGAGCGAGGAGCGGGAGGACTACGAGATCTTTCGCGTGAGGACGGACCGGTCCCGCTCGCCGCGCACCGGGGAGGTGGAGGAGTTCCACATCGCGGAGTCGCCGGACGGCGTCACCGTGGTGGCCACGACGGCGGAGGGAGAGGTGGTGATGGTGGAGCAGTTCCGCCACGCCCTGCGCACCGTCACGATGGAGACTCCCAGCGGCTTCATGGACGAGGGGGAGAGCCCCCTTGAGGCCGCGCTCCGCGAGCTGCGCGAGGAGACGGGCTACGAGGGCGACGATCCGCGCGTCATCGGGTGCCTGGAGTTGAACCCTTCGTGGCAGACGACGAGGGTGTACGTGGTGGCTGTAGCCAACGCGCGCCGCACCGCGCCCACCGATCTGGACGAGGCGGAGGACATCCGCGTGCTGACCGTGACGCGCGAGCGGGCGCGGGAGCTGGTGAGGACGGGCGGGATCCGCGCCACGGTGGCGGTGAGCGCGCTGGCGCTGGCGGAGTGGGCGGGGGATTAG
- a CDS encoding amino acid permease, translating into MPLSNVAEPPANVSPESEFKRGLSLLDATMLVVGSMIGSGIFIVSADIARQMNSPGGLLFVWVASGLITVFGALSYGELAAAMPKAGGQYVFLREGLGHLPGFLYGWTLFLVIQTGTIAAVAVAFAKFLGVFFPAVSPTLFASFGKVPVPGGVIELGLSWQRVVAIAIIVLLTAVNMRGLREAKWIQNTFTFAKTGALLGLILLAFVIGRNAGAIGSNFNMMWADTVSGPRTTSFLGMELVLPAVLLAFGAAMVGSLFSSDAWNNVTFAAAEVKNPQRNLPLALALGTGLVTGLYLLANVAYLMVLRLSAIQNAPEDRVGTLAMREMLGDTGLYLMAAAILISTFGCINGLILAGARVYYAMARDGLFFESAGRLSPKTHVPTWALLVQGIWTAFLTLTGSYGQLLDYVVFAALIFYVLTMVALFSLRIKRPEMERPYRAFGYPVIPALYMASALFIALLLLVARPQFSFAGLFLVLLGVPVYYLWNSRRTAAQRAV; encoded by the coding sequence ATGCCCCTGTCGAACGTCGCCGAGCCCCCGGCGAACGTATCTCCCGAAAGCGAGTTCAAGCGCGGTCTTTCCCTGCTCGATGCCACCATGCTGGTCGTGGGGTCGATGATCGGGTCGGGGATCTTCATCGTGTCCGCGGACATCGCGCGGCAGATGAACTCGCCCGGCGGGCTGCTGTTCGTGTGGGTGGCGTCGGGGCTGATCACGGTGTTCGGCGCGCTGTCGTACGGCGAGCTCGCGGCGGCCATGCCCAAGGCGGGCGGGCAGTACGTCTTCCTGCGCGAGGGGCTGGGGCACCTCCCCGGGTTCCTGTACGGGTGGACGCTCTTCCTGGTGATCCAGACGGGGACGATCGCGGCGGTGGCGGTGGCGTTCGCCAAGTTCCTGGGCGTCTTCTTCCCCGCCGTCTCGCCCACGCTGTTCGCGTCGTTCGGCAAGGTGCCGGTGCCGGGGGGCGTCATCGAGCTGGGATTGAGCTGGCAGCGCGTCGTCGCCATCGCCATCATCGTCCTCCTGACGGCGGTGAACATGCGCGGGCTGCGCGAGGCGAAGTGGATCCAGAACACCTTCACCTTCGCCAAGACGGGCGCCCTGCTGGGGCTGATCCTGCTCGCGTTCGTGATCGGGCGCAACGCGGGGGCCATCGGCAGCAACTTCAACATGATGTGGGCGGACACCGTCTCCGGCCCGCGCACCACGTCTTTCCTGGGGATGGAGCTGGTGCTGCCGGCGGTCCTCCTTGCCTTCGGCGCGGCGATGGTGGGCTCGCTCTTCTCGTCGGACGCGTGGAACAACGTCACCTTCGCCGCGGCCGAGGTGAAGAACCCGCAGCGCAACCTGCCGCTCGCCCTGGCGCTGGGGACGGGGCTGGTGACGGGGCTGTACCTGCTGGCGAACGTGGCGTACCTGATGGTGCTGCGCCTCTCCGCCATCCAGAACGCCCCCGAGGACCGCGTCGGCACCCTCGCGATGCGCGAGATGCTGGGCGACACGGGGCTCTACCTGATGGCCGCCGCCATCCTGATCTCGACGTTCGGGTGCATCAACGGGCTGATCCTGGCCGGTGCCCGCGTGTACTACGCGATGGCGCGCGACGGGCTCTTCTTCGAGTCCGCCGGCCGCCTCTCTCCGAAGACGCACGTGCCGACCTGGGCGCTCCTGGTGCAGGGGATCTGGACGGCGTTCCTGACGCTGACGGGCTCGTACGGGCAGCTTCTGGACTACGTGGTCTTCGCGGCGCTGATCTTCTACGTGCTGACGATGGTGGCGCTCTTCTCCCTCCGCATCAAGCGCCCGGAAATGGAGCGTCCGTACCGCGCGTTCGGCTATCCCGTGATCCCGGCGCTCTACATGGCTTCCGCACTGTTCATCGCGCTCCTGCTGCTGGTGGCGCGGCCGCAGTTCTCGTTCGCGGGGCTGTTCCTGGTGCTGCTGGGGGTGCCCGTGTACTACCTGTGGAACAGCCGCCGCACCGCCGCGCAGCGCGCCGTGTAG
- a CDS encoding energy transducer TonB: MFDHIVHGRKPNGKRVGGAVAASIAAHLLIVVLLVGLGRRGLLLADEMAGDGPSAADDQGAGGGGGGGGDAGEQVTYYEVSAPIAPPVAPPVPVPPAAEVLPPVVPPPVTPPPAEQPKAQPAPPAAPAPTPAPPTQPGTGGGAGGNAGAGQGPGTGSGAGPGSGGGSGGGTGGGVGSGTGPGTAGGEGSVIPPVADLQLFPPDPPRALRGRAVEVTVAVNELGAVTGADVTISSGDRRYDQLLRRQAMEWHFRPARDRATGRPIAVRYPIGFDI; this comes from the coding sequence GTGTTCGACCACATCGTCCACGGTAGAAAGCCGAACGGGAAGCGGGTGGGGGGCGCGGTCGCGGCCTCCATCGCCGCGCACCTGCTGATCGTCGTGCTGCTCGTGGGCCTGGGCAGGCGCGGGCTCCTGCTTGCGGACGAGATGGCGGGCGACGGGCCGTCGGCGGCGGACGACCAGGGGGCGGGGGGCGGCGGCGGGGGTGGCGGCGACGCGGGTGAGCAGGTAACCTACTACGAAGTCTCCGCGCCCATCGCTCCGCCCGTGGCACCCCCGGTCCCCGTTCCGCCCGCGGCGGAGGTCCTGCCGCCGGTCGTTCCGCCGCCGGTCACGCCCCCTCCCGCCGAGCAACCGAAGGCGCAGCCCGCGCCCCCCGCCGCGCCGGCCCCCACCCCCGCGCCGCCCACGCAGCCGGGCACGGGCGGCGGAGCGGGAGGGAACGCGGGTGCGGGCCAGGGTCCCGGCACCGGCTCCGGCGCGGGTCCCGGCTCCGGCGGTGGTTCGGGTGGCGGAACCGGCGGCGGCGTGGGCAGCGGCACCGGGCCGGGCACGGCGGGCGGCGAGGGGAGCGTGATCCCCCCCGTCGCGGACCTCCAGCTCTTCCCGCCCGATCCGCCGAGGGCCCTGCGCGGCCGCGCGGTCGAGGTGACCGTGGCCGTCAACGAGCTGGGCGCCGTGACCGGAGCGGACGTCACCATCTCCAGCGGCGACCGGCGCTACGACCAGCTTCTCCGCCGCCAGGCGATGGAGTGGCACTTCCGCCCCGCCCGCGACCGCGCAACCGGCCGGCCGATCGCGGTGCGGTATCCGATCGGGTTTGATATTTAG
- a CDS encoding potassium transporter Kup, translated as MTDPRHAPPTGRYFFVLALTALGVVYGDIGTSPLYAIRESFHGHYGIAPTRGNVLGVLSLIFWALIIVISIKYLVFVMRADNRGEGGMIALTALVAPRQATERGHRWILALAGLFGASLLYGDSMITPAISVMSAVEGLKVATPFFEAYIIPITITILVILFAVQSRGTAGIGKVFGPVTVLWFVTLGVLGLVQIVKSPGVLAAVNPLYGYRFFAENGWHGYLVLGSVFLAVTGGEALYADMGHFGKKPIQFTWFSLVLPALALNYFGQGALIIRDRSAVEHPFFHMAPQWATYPLVALATLATVIASQAVISGAFSLTRQAVQLGYLPRMEIEHTSAREMGQIYIPAVNWALMIACISLVIGFRSSSRLAAAYGVAVTTDMVFTTILFAFVARTLWKWSMPRVVLLAAAFLVVDLAFWGANIVKIPQGGWFPLMIAAGMFAVMTTWKKGRQILATRMNSRTLPIELFMRDVEKNPPARVAGTAVFMYGTGGATPPALLHNLIHNKVLHERVVLLNVATLEVPTVEDEERHSVKEVGHGFWQVEVRYGFTEDPNIPEALKGISHPGLSFKPMETSFFLGRETLIPSKNPGMALWREHFFWIMSRNARTATSFFSLPPNRVVELGAQIEL; from the coding sequence TTGACCGACCCGAGACATGCGCCGCCGACCGGCCGCTACTTCTTCGTCCTGGCGCTCACGGCGCTGGGCGTGGTGTACGGCGACATCGGCACCAGCCCGCTCTACGCGATCCGTGAGTCGTTCCACGGCCACTACGGCATCGCGCCGACGCGCGGCAACGTCCTGGGGGTGCTCTCGCTGATCTTCTGGGCGCTGATCATCGTCATCTCCATCAAGTACCTCGTCTTCGTGATGCGGGCCGACAACCGCGGCGAGGGGGGGATGATCGCCCTGACCGCGCTGGTGGCGCCGCGCCAGGCGACCGAGCGCGGGCATCGCTGGATCCTGGCGCTGGCCGGGTTGTTCGGCGCGTCGCTGCTGTACGGCGACAGCATGATAACACCCGCCATCTCCGTCATGAGCGCGGTGGAGGGGCTCAAGGTCGCGACGCCGTTTTTCGAGGCCTATATCATCCCCATCACCATCACGATCCTGGTGATCCTCTTCGCGGTGCAGAGCCGCGGCACGGCGGGGATCGGCAAGGTGTTCGGGCCGGTTACGGTGCTCTGGTTCGTGACGCTGGGCGTGCTCGGACTCGTGCAGATCGTCAAGAGCCCCGGCGTGCTGGCGGCGGTGAACCCGCTGTACGGATACCGCTTCTTCGCCGAGAACGGGTGGCACGGGTACCTGGTGCTCGGCTCCGTCTTCCTGGCGGTGACGGGCGGCGAGGCGCTGTACGCCGACATGGGGCACTTCGGCAAGAAGCCGATCCAGTTCACCTGGTTCTCCCTCGTGCTGCCGGCGCTGGCGCTCAACTACTTCGGGCAGGGGGCGCTGATCATCCGCGACCGGTCCGCGGTGGAGCACCCGTTCTTCCACATGGCGCCGCAGTGGGCCACGTATCCGCTGGTCGCGCTCGCCACGCTGGCGACGGTGATCGCGTCGCAGGCGGTGATCTCGGGGGCGTTCTCGCTGACGAGGCAGGCGGTGCAGCTCGGCTACCTTCCGCGCATGGAGATCGAGCACACCTCCGCGCGCGAGATGGGGCAGATCTACATCCCGGCGGTGAACTGGGCGCTGATGATCGCGTGCATCAGCCTGGTGATCGGCTTCCGGTCGTCCAGCCGGCTGGCGGCGGCGTACGGCGTGGCGGTTACGACGGACATGGTGTTCACCACGATCCTCTTCGCCTTCGTGGCGCGGACGCTGTGGAAGTGGAGCATGCCGCGCGTGGTGCTGCTGGCCGCGGCCTTCCTGGTGGTGGACCTGGCGTTCTGGGGCGCCAATATCGTCAAGATCCCGCAGGGCGGCTGGTTCCCGCTGATGATCGCGGCCGGGATGTTCGCGGTGATGACCACGTGGAAGAAGGGGCGCCAGATCCTGGCCACGCGCATGAACTCGCGCACGCTCCCCATCGAGCTGTTCATGCGCGACGTGGAAAAGAACCCGCCCGCGCGCGTGGCGGGGACGGCCGTGTTCATGTACGGAACGGGCGGCGCCACACCCCCTGCGCTCCTCCACAACCTGATCCACAACAAGGTGCTGCACGAGCGCGTGGTGCTGCTGAACGTGGCCACGCTGGAGGTGCCGACGGTTGAGGACGAGGAGCGGCATTCGGTGAAGGAGGTGGGGCACGGTTTCTGGCAGGTGGAGGTGCGCTACGGCTTCACCGAGGACCCGAACATCCCCGAGGCGCTCAAGGGCATCTCGCACCCGGGGCTCTCCTTCAAGCCGATGGAGACGAGCTTCTTCCTGGGCCGCGAGACGCTGATCCCGTCCAAGAACCCGGGGATGGCGCTGTGGCGCGAGCACTTCTTCTGGATCATGTCGCGCAACGCACGCACGGCCACGTCGTTCTTTTCGCTGCCGCCGAACCGGGTCGTGGAGCTGGGGGCGCAGATCGAGCTCTGA
- a CDS encoding HD domain-containing phosphohydrolase, producing the protein MNFLSSLFGSPGAEPPTAFEDAEIEACLAVASALMVALERRDDELGLAGHCARVAMLADRLAAHQGVDPELRAILHHAALLHEVGMIGVPAELLRKTEVLTRDELGIIHRQAELGAEIARGVCGPLGATLIRHQYDDYATLRDILADEEVLELAGILRTADVVEAITRPRPYQPPLPPSTRRALLLSGAGSLFDPLAVDAYLTKGD; encoded by the coding sequence TTGAACTTTCTGAGCAGCCTGTTCGGCTCGCCGGGCGCCGAGCCGCCGACCGCGTTCGAGGATGCGGAAATCGAGGCGTGCCTGGCCGTCGCCTCGGCGCTGATGGTGGCGCTGGAGCGGCGCGACGACGAGCTCGGCCTCGCCGGCCACTGCGCGCGCGTGGCGATGCTGGCCGACCGCCTGGCCGCGCACCAGGGCGTGGACCCGGAGCTCCGCGCGATCCTGCACCACGCCGCCCTTCTCCACGAAGTGGGGATGATCGGCGTCCCCGCGGAGCTCCTGCGCAAGACGGAGGTCCTCACCCGCGACGAGCTGGGGATCATCCACCGCCAGGCCGAGCTGGGCGCGGAGATCGCACGGGGCGTGTGCGGCCCGCTCGGCGCCACCCTGATCCGCCACCAGTACGACGACTACGCCACCCTCCGCGACATCCTGGCGGACGAGGAGGTGCTCGAGCTTGCCGGCATCCTGCGCACCGCCGACGTGGTGGAGGCCATCACCCGCCCGCGCCCTTACCAGCCCCCGCTCCCGCCTTCCACCCGCCGCGCGCTCCTCCTCTCCGGCGCCGGCTCCCTCTTCGACCCCCTCGCCGTCGACGCCTACCTCACCAAAGGCGATTAG
- the recA gene encoding recombinase RecA, with the protein MAKVEIADDKKKALNVAIGQIEKAYGKGSIMRMGVNAPAIRVSAIPTGAVNLDAAIGIGGVPRGRITEIYGPESSGKTTLCLHVIANAQRSGGVAAFVDAEHALDIEYARKLGVDVDNLLVSQPDTGEQALEIAEVLVRSSAVDVVVIDSVAALVPRAEIEGEMGDSHVGLQARLMSQALRKLTGAINRSNTTVIFTNQIREKIGVMFGNPETTTGGRALKFYASLRIDIRRIGSIKDKEVLVGNKTRAKIVKNKVAPPFKQADFDIMFNVGIDHYGIIVDLGVENEVVQKSGAWFSYGDVRLGQGRENAKQFLQENPQLAAEVEAKVKDILGMRGVNAAADGDGAASED; encoded by the coding sequence ATGGCAAAGGTCGAGATCGCCGACGACAAGAAGAAGGCCCTGAACGTCGCCATCGGGCAGATCGAGAAGGCGTACGGAAAGGGGTCGATCATGCGCATGGGCGTCAACGCCCCCGCGATCAGGGTCAGCGCGATCCCGACGGGCGCGGTCAACCTCGATGCCGCCATCGGCATCGGCGGGGTGCCGCGAGGGAGGATCACCGAGATCTACGGGCCCGAGTCGTCGGGTAAGACGACGCTCTGCCTCCACGTGATCGCCAACGCGCAGCGCTCGGGCGGCGTGGCGGCGTTCGTGGACGCGGAGCACGCGCTGGACATCGAGTACGCGCGCAAGCTGGGCGTGGACGTGGACAACCTCCTCGTCTCGCAGCCGGACACGGGCGAGCAGGCGCTGGAGATCGCCGAGGTGCTGGTGAGGTCGAGCGCGGTGGACGTGGTGGTGATCGACTCGGTGGCCGCGCTGGTGCCGCGCGCCGAGATCGAGGGGGAGATGGGCGACAGCCACGTCGGCCTGCAGGCGCGGCTCATGAGCCAGGCGCTCCGGAAGCTGACCGGCGCCATCAACCGCTCCAACACCACGGTGATCTTCACCAACCAGATCCGCGAGAAGATCGGCGTCATGTTCGGCAACCCGGAGACGACCACCGGCGGCCGCGCGCTGAAGTTCTATGCCTCGCTGCGCATCGACATCCGCCGCATCGGGTCGATCAAGGACAAGGAGGTCCTGGTCGGCAACAAGACGCGGGCGAAGATCGTGAAGAACAAGGTGGCGCCGCCGTTCAAGCAGGCGGATTTCGACATCATGTTCAACGTGGGGATCGACCACTACGGGATCATCGTGGACCTGGGGGTGGAGAACGAGGTGGTGCAGAAGTCGGGCGCCTGGTTCTCGTACGGCGACGTGCGGCTGGGGCAGGGGCGCGAAAACGCCAAGCAGTTCCTCCAGGAGAACCCGCAGCTCGCCGCCGAGGTGGAGGCGAAGGTCAAGGACATCCTCGGGATGCGCGGTGTGAATGCCGCGGCCGACGGGGACGGCGCGGCTTCGGAAGACTGA
- a CDS encoding GntG family PLP-dependent aldolase: protein MHTEATPVVDLRSDTVTKPTPEMRRAIAEAEVGDAVLGDDPTAAELERYGAELLGKEAALFFPSGIMANQTALLVLAAPGTEAVIDDGGHILNWEEAAASAWGGIQLRAVRTPDGLLTPEIVAEAIRPPSLYVPQTAVVCLENTHNSAGGRVMPLEQVRAVAAVARERGVAVHLDGARLANASAATGVPMAEFAAEADTVMVALSKGLGAPVGSLLAGSAAVMERAWRVRRRLGGGMRQAGLLAAAGLHALRNHFPLLAEDHRRARLLAERVSALPGVAAPAPDTNIVMIDLVDPALEPVALLAALEARGVRLTQFGSRRLRAVTHMDVDDAGIERAAAVLEEVLGSGRG, encoded by the coding sequence ATGCACACCGAAGCCACACCCGTCGTAGACCTCCGCTCGGATACCGTGACGAAGCCGACGCCTGAGATGCGGCGCGCCATCGCCGAGGCGGAGGTGGGGGACGCGGTCCTGGGGGACGATCCCACGGCGGCGGAGCTGGAGCGGTACGGGGCCGAGCTGCTGGGGAAGGAAGCCGCCCTCTTCTTTCCCAGCGGAATCATGGCGAACCAGACCGCCCTCCTGGTGCTCGCCGCGCCAGGGACGGAGGCGGTGATCGACGACGGCGGGCACATCCTCAACTGGGAAGAGGCCGCAGCGTCGGCGTGGGGCGGCATTCAGCTCCGGGCGGTGCGCACGCCGGACGGGCTTCTGACCCCCGAGATCGTGGCCGAGGCGATCCGCCCGCCGAGCCTGTACGTGCCGCAGACGGCGGTCGTCTGCCTGGAGAACACGCACAACAGCGCCGGCGGGCGGGTGATGCCGCTGGAGCAGGTGAGGGCGGTGGCCGCGGTGGCGCGGGAGCGCGGGGTCGCCGTGCACCTGGACGGCGCGCGCCTCGCCAACGCCTCGGCGGCCACGGGGGTGCCGATGGCGGAGTTCGCGGCCGAGGCGGATACGGTGATGGTGGCGCTCTCCAAGGGGCTCGGCGCGCCCGTGGGGTCGCTGCTGGCCGGGAGCGCGGCGGTGATGGAGCGCGCCTGGCGCGTGCGGCGGCGGCTGGGCGGGGGGATGCGGCAGGCGGGGCTTCTGGCTGCGGCGGGGCTGCACGCGCTTCGCAACCACTTCCCACTGCTGGCGGAGGATCACCGGCGGGCGCGGCTCCTGGCGGAGCGGGTCTCCGCGCTGCCTGGCGTGGCGGCGCCGGCGCCGGATACGAACATCGTCATGATCGACCTGGTGGACCCGGCGCTGGAGCCGGTGGCGCTGCTGGCGGCGCTCGAGGCGCGAGGGGTGAGGCTCACTCAGTTCGGCTCGCGCAGGCTGCGGGCGGTCACGCACATGGACGTGGACGACGCGGGGATCGAGCGCGCGGCGGCGGTGCTGGAGGAGGTGCTGGGCTCCGGGCGCGGCTGA